In Cellulomonas sp. Y8, the genomic stretch CCCAGGAGCCGTGCCGGACATGCCTGCCGTGCTCCCGGCCGCGACGGCGAGCACGGTCGAGACGGGCAAGGTCACTCGGCCAGTTCGGGCGTTGCTGTGCGCCGCGGCGGGAGGGGCGCTGACCAGCGCAGCGTTCCCTGAGCGCGGATGGTGGCCGGTGGCCTTCGCCGGGATCGGCGTTCTCGTCCTGGCATCTCGCCGCCTCGGCGTGGGGTCGACTGCGCTCGTCTGGTTCGGGTGGGCAGCGGCGTTCTTCCTGCCCCATCTGAGCTGGGCGCGCGAAGCAGCGGGACCGCTCGCGTGGGTCGCGCTGTCGGTTCTCGAGGCCGCCGTGGTCGCGGTCACCGGGATGGCGTGGTCCCTGGCCCGGCGGGCGGCGTTCGTCGTGAGGGTTCCCGGCCTGGGTGCGGTGGTGTTCGCTTCCGTGTGGGTCACCGGCGAGCAGGTCCGGTCGGTGCTGCCGTTCGGCGGCTTCCCATGGGGACGTCTTGCCTTCTCACAGGTCGACGGCCCGCTGCTGCCGATCGCGTCGCTAGCCGGTGCACCCGGACTGTCGTTCGCCGTCGCCCTCGGCGGGTACGCGCTGTCCGCGGTCCTGCTCGCGGCGAGGCACCGTCAGCCACGCCGGGTGGTGACCGTGATCGCGGCAACCGCCGCGGCGCTGACGCCGGGAACATTCAATGCGCTTCCGACGCAACCGGAGACGGGCGAGCTGCGGCTGGGCGCCGTCCAGGGGAACGTCCCCGAAGACCCGGGACGAGGCCGTGCCCGCGAGGTGCTCGACAACCACGTCGAGGGAACACGCGCGGTCGCCGGCAGGCAGTCCGAGCCGCTGGACCTCGTGGTCTGGCCCGAGAACGCCACCGACATTGACCCGCGGACCGACGCGGGCGCGGCGGCACGTGTCCAGGACGCCGCCGACTCGGCCGGGGCGCCCGTGCTGCTCGGGGCAATGAGGTACGAACCGGACGCCCGGTACAACGACGTCCTCGTGTGGGACCCGGCGTCGGGACCGGTGGCCGCGTACACCAAGCAACGACCGGCGCCATTCGGCGAGTACATCCCCCTGCGAAGGTTCGTCCGCCTGTTCTCGACGGAGGTGGACCGGGTTGCGGTCGACATGGTCGCCGGCCAGGAGCCCGCGCTGCTGCCCGTGCCCTCGACCCGGCTCTCGCGAGACGTCCTCGCCGCGACCGTCATCTGCTTCGAGGTCGCCTACGACGACGTCGTGCGCGACGCAGTGCGGCGGGGTGCGGAGATACTCCTGGTCCCGACGAACAACGCCTCCTTCGGGCGCACCGCCCAGTCCACGCAGCAACTGGCGATGACGCGGCTACGGGCTGTGGAACACGGCCGAGCGGCCGTCCAGATCTCCACCGTCGGGGTGAGTGCGATCATCGCGCCTGACGGAACAATCCTCGACCGTACGTCCCTGTTCACCCAGCGACACGATGACCGAGCGTCTGCCGTTGCGGACGACACTCACGATCGCCGATCGTCTTGCGGATGCCCCGACCGTGGCTGCGTGGATCCTGTCGTTCGGGGCAGTCACTGGTGGTCTCGGACGAGTCGGTAGATGCCGTCGGAAGCCGAACGGACCAGGCGAAGACTGATCTGGGGGCGATGCCGAGGAGCGCCGGCCCGTGGACTGTGGCGTCGGCGCGGGCCAGCGCTCTCACGGTGAGGCGCTCAGCGCCGTCCGGTCATGACCTGCGCGCTGAAGGCCCAGAACCGGCAGCGCCTGCCCCGCACAGCAGTCGGGTGCGGGGTCAAGTCCCGTCTGTCCTGAAGTGGCTCGTCCCGTCGCCAGCATCTTCGGTGTTCCCCGCGGCGGACACCGGGTCGTGGCGGGGAACACCGAAGATCAGGGCCGGACGGGCTAAGCGGCGAGCTCCTGGCGCTGCGGCACGGCCACGCGCGCCTTGTAGCGGCCCGCGCGGACGCCGTTGGCGATCACGAAGACCTCCGCGACCTCGTGCACGAGGACGACGGCCGCCAGGCCGAGGACACCGAAGAGCGCTAGGGGGATGAGCACGCCGATCAAGGCGAGCGAGAATGCGACGTTCTGCCACATGATCACGCGGGTCCGCCGGGCGTGCGTGAGGACTCGGGGCAGATGGTGCAGGTCGTTGCCCATGAGCGCGACGTCGGCGGTCTCGATCGCGACGTCGGTGCCCATGGCGCCCATAGCGATGCCGATGTTCGCAGTGGCCAACGCCGGCGCGTCGTTCACCCCGTCACCCACCATCGCGACCGGGCGACGGGACGACAGCTCTCGGACGATGTCGGCCTTATCCTCTGGGCGCAGGTCGGCATGCACATCGCTGATCCCAGCCTCAGCCGCCAAGGCGCGCGCCGTTCGATCGTTGTCTCCCGTGAGCATCGCGACGTCGTAGCCGGCCCCGGTCAGCTCGCGCACGACGGCGGCGGCTTCGGGGCGCAGCTCGTCGCGTACGCCGATCGCACCGAGCAGTTCGCCGGCCGTCTCGACCAGCACGGCGGTCTCGCCCCGCTCCTGCATCCGTGCGATGTCCGCACGCAGGGGCCCGGCCTCGATCCACCCGGGTCGACCTAGACGGACCGGTTGTCCGTCGAGGCTGCCAGTGATCCCAGAGCCGGTGACCGCGGCCACGTCCTGGACGTCCGGTCGGTCAGTGGTCGCCGCGAGGATGGCCCGCGCCAGCGGGTGCTCGCTGCGCGACTCCAGCCCGGCGGCCACGGCCAGCAGCTCGTCGCGGGTGTGGCCGAAGGCCGCGACCACGTCCACCACCGCCGGGGCGTTGGCGGTCAGCGTGCCGGTCTTGTCCAGGGCCAGCGATCGAATCTTCCCGAGCTCCTCAAGCGCAGCGCCACCCTTGACCAGCACTCCACCCTTGGTGGCGGCGCCCACCGCAGCGACCACGGTCACCGGAACGGAGATCGCCAGCGCGCAGGGCGACGCCGCGACCAGCACGACGAGCGCGCGCTCGATCCACAGCGTCGGGTCGCCCGCCAGGGCACCGACGACGGCGATGAGTGCTGCCGCGATCAGGATCCCGGGGACCAGCCGGGAGGCGATCGCGTCAGCCAGGCGCTGCCCGCCGCCCTTGCGTGCCTGCTCGGCCTCGACGATGTGCACGATCCGGGCGAGGGAGTTGTCCTCGGCGGTCGTGGTGACCTCGACCTCCAGTGCGCCCGTGCCGTTGATGGAACCCGCCAGCACGGTGTGCCCGGGACCGGCTTCGACCGGGACGGACTCTCCGGTCAGCGCTGAGACGTCCAGCGCGAGTCGCGCCGCTGCGGATCACCCCGTCGGTGGCGATGCGCTCTCCGGGACGTACGAGCAGGACCTCGCCGATGGCCAGGGTCGCCGGCTCGACCGTGACGGGTCGCCCCTCTCGCAGGACTGTGGCCTCGGTCGGCACCAGGTCGAGCAACGCTCGCAGCCCGCGCCGGGTGCGGGCCAGGGAGTACTCCTCCAGGCCCTCGGAGATGGAGTAGAGGATCGCCAGCATCGCGGCTTCCTCCACCTGGCCCAGGATCACCGCGCCCACTGCCGCGATCGTCATCAAGGTGCCGACGCCGATCCGGCCCTTGCGCAGCCTGCGCAGGGTCCCGGGGACGAACGTGGACGCGGCGATGATCAGCGCCGCGGCCTCACCGGCGAGCACGATCCAGTGCGGCACGTCGGCACGGGAGACCAGCCAGGTGGCACCGAGCACCACCGCGGCGAGCGCGGCCGCGCGGATCTCGCTCACCTGCCACAGGCTCGTGGACTCCTCAGCCTCCTCGACCTCGGTCCCGTCGGCGTCATCGGAGCAGCCGCACGCGTCGCTCATCGGACGACCTCCACACCCTCGAGCGAAGCCTCAGTGCCGTACCGCGGGCAGAGCGCGACCAGGTTGCCGGTCGCCGCCAGAAGGACCTCCGCGGCAGCCAGCATGTCCAGAAGCTCCGGGCGCGCCAACGAGTAGTACACCCGCCGACCCTCCATCCGGCCCTCGACCAGGCCGCAGTCGCGCAGACAGCCCACGTGCGAGGAGACCGTCGACTGAGCCAGCCCCAGATCCCGGGTCAGCTCGGCTACCCGCGCCTCACCGGTCGCCAGGCGTCGGACGATCGCCAGCCGCGCTGGGTCGGCCAACGACCGGAACAGGGCAACCCCTGGCTCCACACCCTCGACTGAAGCGGAGCACTCGGACACCTTGGTGATCTGCATGTGTCGATAATAAACGATGTGCGTCGATCATAGGGTCGGGGTCGAAATCGGTTGGAAGAGGGTCGGGCGCCCCCGCGGCCGCCACTCGTACCCAGCATGAGATGCCGAGCCTGCCGAGGCGACGGCGTCCAGTCCCGAGCAGGTCTCTGAGCACCACGACGGTCGGTTCACTCGCCCTCGAGACGAGCCCGGAAGTGGCGCGCACGGACCCACCGTCAAGCGGTGGTGACGGGTGTGAGTAGCAATCGAAGCAGGTGCACCTGGCGGCACCCACCGTCTGTTGCCGGAGACCTGTCAGCGCTGCCGAAGGTCAAGTCGGCGTAACAGCTGCGCGTTGAGCGCGACGACGATCGTGGAGACCGACATGAGGATCGCGCCGACGGACATCGGCATCACGAACCCGACGGGCGCGAGGACACCTGCTGCGAGCGGGACGGCGATGAGGTTGTAGCCGGCGGCCCACCACAGGTTCTGCTTCATCTTGCGGTAGCTCGCGGAAGATAGGTCGATGACTGACACCACGGATCGCGGGTCGTCGCTGGCGAGGATCACCCCGGCCGAGGCGATCGCGACGTCGGTGCCTGCGCCGATCGCGATGCCGACGTCAGCCTGCGCGAGCGCGGGTGCGTCGTTGACGCCGTCGCCGACCATCGCGACCGTGCGGCCCTCGCGCTGCAGCTCGGAGACCTTGGCGGACTTGTCCTCGGGTCGCACGCCGGCGAAGACCCGGTCGATGCCGATCTCGGTCGCCACGGTGCGTGCGACGGCTTCGGCGTCGCCGGTGATCATGACGACGTCGGCGCCGCGGTCGTGGAGCTGACGGATCGCTGCGCGGGACTCCTCGCGGATCTCGTCGGCGAGCTTCAGGGCGCCGGCGACCTGCCCGTCGACCAGGACGTGCAGGATGATCGCTCCCTGAGCGCGCCACTGCTCGACGCCGTCGAGCTCGGTGACGTCACGCTCGTGCAGCAGGTTCGGTCCGCCGACCTCGACGGTGCGGCCTGCGACCGACGCCCGGACGCCGACAGCTGGCGAGGACGTGAAGTCGCTCGCCGCGGGCACAAGCAGCTGCGCTGCGGCGGTGACGATCGCGCGGGCGAGCGGGTGCTCGCTGTCGGCCTCGGCCGCGGCGGCCATCGCCAGGACGTCGTCGCGCGCGAAGCCGTTCGCGGGGAGGACCTCGGTGACGGTGGGCTGGCCCTTGGTCAGGGTGCCGGTCTTGTCGAACACGACGGTGGAGACCGTGCGCATGCTCTCCAGGGCCAGGCGGTCCTTGACCAGGACGCCGCCGCGGGCGGCGCGCTCGGTGGCGATCGACACCACCAGCGGGATGGCCAGGCCGAGGGCGTGGGGGCAGGCGATCACCAGGACGGTGATGGTGCGGATCACGGCTGCGTCGGGCATCCCGAGGAGCGACCAGACGAACGCGGTGATCGCGGCGGCGCCGAGCGCGAACCAGAACAGCAGGGCTGCCGCGCTGTCAGCCAGGCGCTGGGCGCGCGAGGAGGAGTTCTGCGCCTCGAGCACGAGGCGCTGGATGCCAGCGAGGGCGGTGTCCTCCCCGACGGCGGTCACGCGCAGCCGCAGCGCGGAGTCCGTCGCGACGGTGCCGGCCACGACGTGGTCCCCGGTGGTGCGACGCACGGTGCGTGACTCGCCGGTGACCATGGACTCGTCCATCTCGGCGGCGCCGTCGATGACCGCGCCGTCGGCGGGGACGCGAGCACCGGGACGCACGAGCACGACGTCGTCCACGGTGAGCTCCGACGGGGCGACCCGCACGACGTCGTCTCCCTCGACCCGCTCGGCTTCGTCGGGCAGGAGTGCGGCCAGGGAGTCCAGGGCGGACGTGGTCTGCGCGAGGGAACGCATCTCGATCCAGTGGCCGAGCAGCATGATCACGATGAGCAGCGCGAGCTCCCACCAGAAGTCGAGCTCGTGCGCGACGACCCCGAGGGTCGAGAGCCAGGACGCGACGAAGGCGACGGTGATCGCCAGGGCGATGAGCAGCATCATCCCGGGACGCCGGGACCTCAGCTCTTCGGCCGCTCCGGTCAGGAAGGGCGCGCCTCCCCAGGCGAACATCACGGTGCCGAGCACCGGCGAGATCCACGACAGCCACGCGAGGTCGGGCAGCTCGTAGCCCAGCACCATCGCGAACATGCCGCTGGTCGCCACTACCGGGACCGCGAGCACGAGCATCACCCAGAACAGCCGCCGGAACTTCTCCACGTGACCCGCGTGACCGCCGTGACCGCCATGTCCGCCGTGGCCTTCGTGAGCGGAGTGCGGGTCGTGACCGTGGTCGTCCTGGTGGACGCGGGTCACGGTCATCGCGTGCCCGTGGTGCCCCTCGTGCGGCAGGTCGGCTGCGTCCTCGCGCATCGGCTGTGCCGCTTGCGGGTGCGTGGCTTGGTTGTCGTGGCGGATGTGGTCCGGCTCGCCGGGGTGGTGCTGGGTGTGGTCGTCGCGGCTCATGTCGGTGGCCTCTCTCGTCGACTGGTCCACGTGGTGATGGCGCTCGACCCCTGCAACCGCATACCCCCCGGGGGTATTCCACCGAGGGGTATGCCGGGACGTCAGGAGATGCGTTCGTGGTCGCCTTGTGGCCGGCTGGTGCCGTCGAGCGGCACCTCGTCGGTGACCGCCGGGCGTGTTCCGGCGTGCGGGTGGGGCGGAGTGCCGTGCCCGCTGCGCCCGCGCCCCATGAGCAGCATCATCGCGACCATCCCGAGTGGGCACGCCAGGAGCAAGGCGTATCGCAGGGCGCCGGACAGGTCGACGCCAAGTGCGAGCAGCAGCGCGAGGACAACGGCTGCGGCGATGGCCATGTGCTTGAGGTGGTGCTTGATCACGTGTTGCTCCGTCTACTCGATGTCAGGTTGTCGCCCGATCTCGATCCTCGACGTGCCGGGTGGCGGCAGCCCTTCATTGCTGGTGAAGCGTCGATGAAACCGACGAGCTTGGCACGCACAAAGCAGCGCCACCGGGGCAAGGGGGTGTCCCGGTGGCGCTGCGTCGTGGGTGCTCACATGTCGGCGAGCATCTGCTTCATCTTCGCGATCTCCTCGGTCTGGTCGCCGATGATCGTCCCGGCCAGGGCGAGTGCGTCCTTGTTCAGGCCGTTGGCCTGCTCCTGCTCGGACATGGTGATCGCGCCCTGGTGGTGCTCGATCATCATCTCCAGGAACATCCGGTCGAAGTCCGCGCCGGCGTCCTGGAGCTGCTGCATCTGGGCGTCGTCGGCCATGCCGGTGTGGCCGCTGGAGTGGTCCATGCCACCCATGTCGTCATCACTGCTGGACGGCTCCTCGCCCCAGGTCTCCAGCCAGGAGGTCATGAGGTCGATCTCGGGCTGCTGGGCGAACTGGATGTCGCTGGACAGCTGCTGGACCTCTTCGCTCTGAGCGCGCCCCTCAGCCATGGCGGCCATCTCGATGGCGCCCTGGTGGTGCAGGATCATCATCTGCGCGAACTCGGTGTCCGCGTCGTTGTGCTCCTGGGACGTGGCCGCCGCGTCGGATGTGCTGGTGCTGGGCTGCTCGCCGCTGGTGGTC encodes the following:
- a CDS encoding DUF305 domain-containing protein, translating into MSPKKRHTLAVAAASLALGVVLSACSNGAETTSGEQPSTSTSDAAATSQEHNDADTEFAQMMILHHQGAIEMAAMAEGRAQSEEVQQLSSDIQFAQQPEIDLMTSWLETWGEEPSSSDDDMGGMDHSSGHTGMADDAQMQQLQDAGADFDRMFLEMMIEHHQGAITMSEQEQANGLNKDALALAGTIIGDQTEEIAKMKQMLADM
- the lnt gene encoding apolipoprotein N-acyltransferase, whose amino-acid sequence is MPAVLPAATASTVETGKVTRPVRALLCAAAGGALTSAAFPERGWWPVAFAGIGVLVLASRRLGVGSTALVWFGWAAAFFLPHLSWAREAAGPLAWVALSVLEAAVVAVTGMAWSLARRAAFVVRVPGLGAVVFASVWVTGEQVRSVLPFGGFPWGRLAFSQVDGPLLPIASLAGAPGLSFAVALGGYALSAVLLAARHRQPRRVVTVIAATAAALTPGTFNALPTQPETGELRLGAVQGNVPEDPGRGRAREVLDNHVEGTRAVAGRQSEPLDLVVWPENATDIDPRTDAGAAARVQDAADSAGAPVLLGAMRYEPDARYNDVLVWDPASGPVAAYTKQRPAPFGEYIPLRRFVRLFSTEVDRVAVDMVAGQEPALLPVPSTRLSRDVLAATVICFEVAYDDVVRDAVRRGAEILLVPTNNASFGRTAQSTQQLAMTRLRAVEHGRAAVQISTVGVSAIIAPDGTILDRTSLFTQRHDDRASAVADDTHDRRSSCGCPDRGCVDPVVRGSHWWSRTSR
- a CDS encoding heavy metal translocating P-type ATPase, encoding MSRDDHTQHHPGEPDHIRHDNQATHPQAAQPMREDAADLPHEGHHGHAMTVTRVHQDDHGHDPHSAHEGHGGHGGHGGHAGHVEKFRRLFWVMLVLAVPVVATSGMFAMVLGYELPDLAWLSWISPVLGTVMFAWGGAPFLTGAAEELRSRRPGMMLLIALAITVAFVASWLSTLGVVAHELDFWWELALLIVIMLLGHWIEMRSLAQTTSALDSLAALLPDEAERVEGDDVVRVAPSELTVDDVVLVRPGARVPADGAVIDGAAEMDESMVTGESRTVRRTTGDHVVAGTVATDSALRLRVTAVGEDTALAGIQRLVLEAQNSSSRAQRLADSAAALLFWFALGAAAITAFVWSLLGMPDAAVIRTITVLVIACPHALGLAIPLVVSIATERAARGGVLVKDRLALESMRTVSTVVFDKTGTLTKGQPTVTEVLPANGFARDDVLAMAAAAEADSEHPLARAIVTAAAQLLVPAASDFTSSPAVGVRASVAGRTVEVGGPNLLHERDVTELDGVEQWRAQGAIILHVLVDGQVAGALKLADEIREESRAAIRQLHDRGADVVMITGDAEAVARTVATEIGIDRVFAGVRPEDKSAKVSELQREGRTVAMVGDGVNDAPALAQADVGIAIGAGTDVAIASAGVILASDDPRSVVSVIDLSSASYRKMKQNLWWAAGYNLIAVPLAAGVLAPVGFVMPMSVGAILMSVSTIVVALNAQLLRRLDLRQR
- a CDS encoding helix-turn-helix transcriptional regulator; amino-acid sequence: MQITKVSECSASVEGVEPGVALFRSLADPARLAIVRRLATGEARVAELTRDLGLAQSTVSSHVGCLRDCGLVEGRMEGRRVYYSLARPELLDMLAAAEVLLAATGNLVALCPRYGTEASLEGVEVVR
- a CDS encoding DUF2933 domain-containing protein, which encodes MIKHHLKHMAIAAAVVLALLLALGVDLSGALRYALLLACPLGMVAMMLLMGRGRSGHGTPPHPHAGTRPAVTDEVPLDGTSRPQGDHERIS